In the genome of Cryptomeria japonica chromosome 8, Sugi_1.0, whole genome shotgun sequence, one region contains:
- the LOC131037020 gene encoding LIMR family protein At5g01460 isoform X1 produces the protein MGDFNLALIVVAAVVCVLVFLFNIYLLINFQHPDDLNQAYFPKLVVVLGLSVAEISILMLPADVANQHACSHAIYNGACKLTLPMKDLWLAIYILDAVLVFFVIPFAMFYYEGDQEKSIGKRVLSALMWVIMTAVVVGLVLGILYGLVGKVDFTVRHLSSATNTFPSSWSDLSSNRPCIQGTNGSSLQCAAYTARSSSESTWTMRTTFPEYVVALATIVGSVLFSIFGGVGIACLPLGLIFSFLRRPKAVITRAQYIKEATELGKRARDIKEAAAALQREERSGNKGRKWRKNVKAVEKELLFLEEDVKGLEEIYPQGEKAEVSWALTVLTYIGRMILGIIGFVVSVAWVAHIVIYMLINPPISPFLNVVFIKLDDVWGLLGTVAFAFFCFYLLLAVIAGAMVLGLRLVFITIHPMKWGGTLMNSFLFNVGLILLSSISVIQFCATAFAVYAQATAAQEIFGHTLESLRGIKYLYKYNVFQIAFIVLAAVTMVYYLAFGWKKRKPRGRLQLAS, from the exons ATGGGTGATTTCAATTTGGCTTTGATTGTAGTAGCAGCAGTAGTGTGTGTCCttgtttttcttttcaatatcTACCTGCTTATAAATTTTCAACATCCTGATGACCTTAATCAAGCATATTTTCCAAAGCTAGTGGTAGTTCTTGGCCTTTCAGTCGCCGAAATCTCCATTCTGATGTTGCCAGCAGACGTAGCAAATCAACATGCTTGCAGCCATGCAATATACAATGGGGCATGCAAATTAACACTTCCTATGAAGGATCTGTGGTTGGCAATATATATTCTAGATGCTGTATTGGTGTTCTTTGTCATACCGTTTGCCATGTTTTACTATGAAGGAGATCAAGAAAA GAGCATTGGAAAAAGGGTACTTAGTGCTTTGATGTGGGTCATTATGACAGCTGTTGTTGTTGGGCTTGTGCTTGGAATTCTTTATG GTCTTGTTGGTAAAGTTGATTTCACCGTACGACATCTTTCATCTGCAACAAATACATTTCCAAGCAGTTGGTCTGATCTTTCAAGCAACCGTCCTTGTATACAAGGAACAAATGGCAGTAGTTTACAG TGTGCTGCTTACACAGCTCGTTCATCATCAGAGAGTACTTGGACCATGCGGACGACCTTTCCGGAATATGTTGTAGCTCTTGCTACAATTGTTGGATCAGTACTATTTTCA ATATTTGGTGGAGTAGGAATTGCTTGTTTGCCTTTGGGTCTTATATTTTCTTTCCTTCGCCGACCAAAAGCGGTTATTACTCGTGCACAATATATCAAG GAGGCGACTGAATTAGGGAAGCGGGCAAGAGATATAAAAGAAGCAGCTGCGGCACTTCAAAGAGAGGAGAGAAGTGGTAATAAAGGAAGGAAATGGCGCAAGAATGTTAAGGCAGTTGAGAag GAGCTTCTTTTTCTAGAAGAAGATGTTAAAGGTTTAGAGGAGATTTATCCCCAGGGAGAAAAG GCAGAAGTATCCTGGGCCTTAACTGTTCTTACCTATATAGGAAGAATGATACTCGGAATTATTGg GTTTGTTGTTTCTGTTGCATGGGTTGCTCATATTGTGATATACATGTTGATCAACCCTCCTATTTCACCATTCCTTAATGTGGTGTTCATCAAGTTAGATGATGTCTGGG GTCTTCTTGGAACTGTGGCATTTGCATTCTTTTGCTTCTATCTTCTCCTGGCAGTAATAGCTGGGGCAATGGTTCTTGGTTTGAGGCTTGTTTTTATAACAATTCATCCAATGAA GTGGGGTGGAACATTAATGAATTCATTCCTTTTCAATGTGGGACTTATTCTTCTCTCTTCAATCAG TGTTATTCAATTCTGTGCGACAGCTTTTGCTGTTTATGCACAAGCAACTGCTGCTCAGGAAATATTTGGTCACACTCTGGAATCCTTGCGTGGCATCAAGTACCTTTACAA
- the LOC131037020 gene encoding LIMR family protein At5g01460 isoform X2 — MGDFNLALIVVAAVVCVLVFLFNIYLLINFQHPDDLNQAYFPKLVVVLGLSVAEISILMLPADVANQHACSHAIYNGACKLTLPMKDLWLAIYILDAVLVFFVIPFAMFYYEGDQEKSIGKRVLSALMWVIMTAVVVGLVLGILYGLVGKVDFTVRHLSSATNTFPSSWSDLSSNRPCIQGTNGSSLQCAAYTARSSSESTWTMRTTFPEYVVALATIVGSVLFSIFGGVGIACLPLGLIFSFLRRPKAVITRAQYIKEATELGKRARDIKEAAAALQREERSGNKGRKWRKNVKAVEKELLFLEEDVKGLEEIYPQGEKAEVSWALTVLTYIGRMILGIIGFVVSVAWVAHIVIYMLINPPISPFLNVVFIKLDDVWGLLGTVAFAFFCFYLLLAVIAGAMVLGLRLVFITIHPMKWGGTLMNSFLFNVGLILLSSISVIQFCATAFAVYAQATAAQEIFGHTLESLRGIKYLYKDGKNENQEEGCSLLVKTCSS; from the exons ATGGGTGATTTCAATTTGGCTTTGATTGTAGTAGCAGCAGTAGTGTGTGTCCttgtttttcttttcaatatcTACCTGCTTATAAATTTTCAACATCCTGATGACCTTAATCAAGCATATTTTCCAAAGCTAGTGGTAGTTCTTGGCCTTTCAGTCGCCGAAATCTCCATTCTGATGTTGCCAGCAGACGTAGCAAATCAACATGCTTGCAGCCATGCAATATACAATGGGGCATGCAAATTAACACTTCCTATGAAGGATCTGTGGTTGGCAATATATATTCTAGATGCTGTATTGGTGTTCTTTGTCATACCGTTTGCCATGTTTTACTATGAAGGAGATCAAGAAAA GAGCATTGGAAAAAGGGTACTTAGTGCTTTGATGTGGGTCATTATGACAGCTGTTGTTGTTGGGCTTGTGCTTGGAATTCTTTATG GTCTTGTTGGTAAAGTTGATTTCACCGTACGACATCTTTCATCTGCAACAAATACATTTCCAAGCAGTTGGTCTGATCTTTCAAGCAACCGTCCTTGTATACAAGGAACAAATGGCAGTAGTTTACAG TGTGCTGCTTACACAGCTCGTTCATCATCAGAGAGTACTTGGACCATGCGGACGACCTTTCCGGAATATGTTGTAGCTCTTGCTACAATTGTTGGATCAGTACTATTTTCA ATATTTGGTGGAGTAGGAATTGCTTGTTTGCCTTTGGGTCTTATATTTTCTTTCCTTCGCCGACCAAAAGCGGTTATTACTCGTGCACAATATATCAAG GAGGCGACTGAATTAGGGAAGCGGGCAAGAGATATAAAAGAAGCAGCTGCGGCACTTCAAAGAGAGGAGAGAAGTGGTAATAAAGGAAGGAAATGGCGCAAGAATGTTAAGGCAGTTGAGAag GAGCTTCTTTTTCTAGAAGAAGATGTTAAAGGTTTAGAGGAGATTTATCCCCAGGGAGAAAAG GCAGAAGTATCCTGGGCCTTAACTGTTCTTACCTATATAGGAAGAATGATACTCGGAATTATTGg GTTTGTTGTTTCTGTTGCATGGGTTGCTCATATTGTGATATACATGTTGATCAACCCTCCTATTTCACCATTCCTTAATGTGGTGTTCATCAAGTTAGATGATGTCTGGG GTCTTCTTGGAACTGTGGCATTTGCATTCTTTTGCTTCTATCTTCTCCTGGCAGTAATAGCTGGGGCAATGGTTCTTGGTTTGAGGCTTGTTTTTATAACAATTCATCCAATGAA GTGGGGTGGAACATTAATGAATTCATTCCTTTTCAATGTGGGACTTATTCTTCTCTCTTCAATCAG TGTTATTCAATTCTGTGCGACAGCTTTTGCTGTTTATGCACAAGCAACTGCTGCTCAGGAAATATTTGGTCACACTCTGGAATCCTTGCGTGGCATCAAGTACCTTTACAA